The following are from one region of the Roseofilum reptotaenium CS-1145 genome:
- a CDS encoding metallophosphoesterase family protein, with the protein MRILAIGDIHGCSTALDSLLNGVNLRKSDVIVTLGDYVNKGPDTKGVLDRLIALHERGQLVPIRGNHDLMFLLARSLPEEKVAQDRITPETLASYGTQENGKPINITNIPDRHYRFLAQTCLNYWETKDRFFLHATADPDLPLDQQPYENLFWQKFKSPRPHQSGKVMICGHTSQKNGQPVNLGHAICIDTWACGQGWLTALDVNTGELWQSNQQGARQRSHIHDFQQRAMAIA; encoded by the coding sequence ATGAGAATTTTAGCTATAGGTGATATTCATGGCTGCTCTACTGCTTTGGATAGCTTATTGAATGGGGTGAATCTCCGGAAAAGTGATGTAATTGTTACTCTTGGCGATTACGTGAATAAAGGCCCGGATACGAAGGGGGTGTTAGATCGATTGATTGCGCTTCACGAACGGGGTCAGTTAGTACCGATTCGAGGAAATCATGATTTAATGTTCCTATTGGCGCGATCGCTTCCTGAAGAGAAGGTTGCTCAAGATCGCATTACTCCAGAAACTCTTGCCTCCTATGGCACTCAAGAGAATGGGAAACCCATCAACATCACAAATATTCCCGATCGCCACTACCGCTTTTTAGCCCAAACTTGCTTAAACTATTGGGAAACCAAAGATCGCTTCTTCCTCCACGCAACTGCCGATCCGGATCTTCCCCTCGATCAACAACCTTATGAAAATCTATTTTGGCAAAAGTTTAAATCGCCTCGTCCTCATCAGTCCGGTAAGGTGATGATCTGCGGTCATACGAGCCAAAAAAATGGTCAACCGGTTAATTTAGGTCACGCTATTTGTATTGATACTTGGGCCTGCGGTCAAGGATGGTTAACAGCTCTAGATGTGAATACGGGAGAGCTTTGGCAGTCCAACCAACAAGGGGCCAGGCAAAGGAGCCATATTCACGACTTCCAACAGCGAGCCATGGCGATCGCTTAA
- a CDS encoding Hsp70 family protein — protein MAIAIDFGTSNTVISRWNPVTQTPEILKVPGYSLQQAPNPPLIPSLVYVENAESEQVIIGQPVRDRGLDLAQDTRFFSHFKRGIGTPIQGFLPQLDGVTIQFEQVGTWFLTHLFNQINLEESLIVTAPVDSFETYRHWLGQVCQTWSVDKVRMIDEPTAAALGYGVGDRNLILVVDFGGGTLDLSLVQLNSNGIKSEGKAANPLGFVLKWGAKSFEEKSGQQVKTARVIAKAGLNLGGSDLDHWITDELIAQYDLVQSLSLTRLAEKLKIQLSSRTTATEVYFDRNSLESYELKLTRKQLQSILEDRKFFDQLDTIMAQVLQQATREGVNKSQIDSVLLVGGTCQIPAVQGWIKGYFEEKQVRCDKPFEAIAEGALQLVQGVELQDFLYHSYGIRYWNRRTKSHSWHPIIPEGQPYPMSKPIELMLGASAENQPKLEFVLGELGAQTGGTEIYFDGDRLITRILSGDKRSVTPLNDTENARTIANLNPPGIPGSDRIRVLFQVDRERFLRITVEDLLTNQTLLNNQVVVQLS, from the coding sequence ATGGCGATCGCAATTGATTTTGGCACTTCTAACACGGTCATTAGCCGCTGGAATCCAGTGACTCAAACCCCGGAAATACTTAAAGTTCCTGGATATTCCCTACAACAGGCTCCCAATCCTCCCCTAATTCCCAGTCTCGTCTATGTGGAAAATGCCGAGTCGGAACAAGTGATTATTGGCCAGCCGGTGCGCGATCGCGGTTTAGATCTGGCTCAAGATACCCGATTCTTTAGCCACTTTAAGCGCGGGATTGGAACCCCCATTCAGGGATTTTTACCCCAACTTGATGGAGTGACGATTCAGTTTGAACAAGTGGGCACTTGGTTCCTCACTCATTTGTTCAATCAAATCAATCTGGAAGAGTCTTTGATTGTGACGGCACCAGTCGATAGTTTTGAAACCTATCGTCACTGGTTAGGGCAAGTTTGTCAAACTTGGTCGGTGGATAAAGTGAGAATGATTGATGAACCGACAGCAGCAGCCTTAGGCTATGGCGTGGGCGATCGCAATTTAATTTTAGTTGTAGACTTTGGCGGCGGTACATTAGATTTATCGTTGGTGCAACTAAATAGCAATGGAATTAAAAGTGAAGGAAAAGCGGCGAATCCTCTAGGATTTGTTCTCAAATGGGGGGCAAAATCGTTTGAGGAAAAATCAGGTCAACAGGTGAAAACTGCGCGAGTGATTGCTAAAGCAGGTTTGAATTTAGGGGGTTCAGATTTAGACCATTGGATTACCGATGAATTGATAGCCCAGTATGATTTAGTTCAATCTTTGTCTTTAACTCGATTGGCAGAAAAACTAAAAATTCAATTGTCTTCCCGTACCACAGCAACAGAAGTTTATTTTGACCGAAATTCTCTAGAGAGCTATGAGTTAAAACTCACTCGTAAACAGTTGCAATCGATTTTAGAAGACCGTAAATTCTTTGATCAACTTGATACGATTATGGCTCAAGTGCTGCAACAAGCAACCCGTGAGGGGGTGAATAAATCCCAAATTGATTCGGTGTTATTGGTGGGTGGAACTTGTCAAATTCCGGCCGTACAAGGTTGGATTAAGGGCTATTTTGAGGAAAAACAGGTACGCTGTGATAAACCGTTTGAAGCGATCGCTGAAGGTGCGCTGCAATTGGTTCAGGGGGTTGAATTACAGGATTTTCTCTATCATAGTTATGGCATTCGCTATTGGAATCGACGCACGAAAAGTCATAGCTGGCATCCGATTATACCAGAAGGACAGCCCTATCCCATGTCTAAACCGATTGAGTTAATGTTAGGGGCTTCCGCAGAAAATCAACCTAAACTGGAGTTTGTTTTGGGAGAATTAGGGGCACAAACGGGAGGAACAGAGATCTATTTTGATGGCGATCGCCTGATTACCCGTATTTTGAGCGGCGATAAGCGCTCGGTAACACCATTAAATGATACAGAAAATGCCCGTACTATTGCCAATTTGAATCCTCCCGGTATTCCTGGAAGTGACCGGATCAGAGTATTGTTTCAAGTCGATCGAGAGCGCTTTTTAAGAATTACGGTGGAAGATTTGCTCACCAATCAAACTTTGCTCAATAATCAAGTTGTGGTTCAATTAAGCTAG
- a CDS encoding SDH family Clp fold serine proteinase → MSFTFFDIILIVLLLISIQPAWQQRRIIRRRIQTLTAFEQQRGSRVILLIHRQESINLLGVPLSRYISIEDSEQILRAIRLTPPDVPIDLILHTPGGLVLATEQIARALIRHQAKVTVFIPHYAMSGGTMLALASDEIVMDENAVLGPVDPQLGNFPAASILKVLEDKPLGEIDDQTLIMADLSRKAIQQVKRFVRELLEDDIPQQKIAPENIDRIIEELTTGKVTHDYPIPPEEAKALGLPVVTGLPKEIYGLMDLYPQPTNRRPSVQYIPMPYDRSPTLPIPKNTEK, encoded by the coding sequence ATGTCCTTTACCTTCTTCGATATCATCCTCATTGTCCTTCTACTGATTTCCATACAACCGGCTTGGCAACAACGACGAATTATCCGGAGGCGAATCCAAACCCTAACCGCCTTTGAACAACAACGGGGCAGTCGGGTTATTTTGCTGATTCACCGTCAAGAATCGATTAATTTACTCGGCGTTCCCCTGTCTCGTTATATCAGTATTGAAGACTCAGAACAAATTCTGCGAGCCATTCGGTTAACGCCTCCTGATGTTCCCATTGACTTAATTTTACACACCCCAGGAGGTTTAGTTTTAGCCACTGAACAAATTGCCCGCGCCCTGATTCGCCATCAAGCCAAAGTTACGGTTTTTATTCCCCACTACGCCATGAGTGGAGGAACGATGTTAGCCTTAGCTTCTGATGAAATTGTTATGGATGAAAATGCAGTTTTAGGCCCCGTCGATCCGCAACTGGGGAATTTCCCGGCTGCTAGTATTCTCAAAGTTTTAGAAGATAAACCTTTAGGAGAAATTGACGATCAAACGTTGATTATGGCGGATTTATCCCGTAAAGCAATTCAACAAGTCAAACGGTTTGTACGCGAATTATTAGAAGATGATATTCCCCAGCAAAAGATCGCTCCTGAAAACATAGATCGGATTATTGAAGAATTAACCACGGGTAAAGTCACCCATGATTATCCCATTCCCCCAGAGGAAGCGAAAGCCTTGGGGTTACCTGTAGTGACCGGGTTACCGAAAGAGATTTATGGTTTAATGGATTTGTATCCTCAACCAACCAATCGGCGACCCAGTGTTCAGTATATTCCGATGCCCTACGATCGCTCGCCCACCTTACCTATCCCTAAAAATACAGAAAAGTAG
- the modB gene encoding molybdate ABC transporter permease subunit translates to MIDNFSPLFISLKTATLATMIAFFLGIAAAHWIFRYRGKAKSILDGLFLSPLVLPPTVLGFFLLVIFGKNTPIGSFLAQFNIHIVFTWYATVITATVVAFPLMYKTALAAFEQIDRTIPQAAQTLGAREQTIFWRISLPLAFPGLMAGATLAFTRALGEFGATLMLAGNIPNQTQTIPMAIYLAVESGSMETAWFWCMVMLGLSLLMVTLVNLWRKFQSKSWKTVSPASLSSWHVNRPVYRASEPYLSVQIRKTLCEFTLDVSLTSSDRQVLGILGSSGAGKSLILRCIAGIDTPDSGRIVLNGRVLYDSEQDINLPASERRVGLVFQNYALFPHLTVAENIAFGIPKSVNMTRADIEAQLAAVYLSGFGDRYPDQLSGGQQQRVALARALASQPDILLLDEPCSALDTYLHLQMVKLLVDRLESYPGVSLFVTHNLEEAYRICQDLLVLDRGEAIAFGSKEDIFTEPRYEPVARITACKNFSRATVVENGQILAIDWNCALTTHKPIPDTLTQIAIRAHHITFVADLNQENTFECWLADTSESPHRMTLYLTLNRPPNHHRDYHLQAEIFKEKWETLQTQPTPWSVCLRSEKLILLQEPRVSEVKGRSLNPNSPPSMKN, encoded by the coding sequence ATGATCGATAACTTTTCCCCCTTGTTTATCTCCCTTAAAACGGCAACGCTTGCCACGATGATCGCTTTTTTCCTAGGGATCGCTGCTGCTCACTGGATATTCCGGTATCGGGGAAAAGCCAAATCGATTTTGGATGGATTATTTTTATCCCCCTTGGTTTTGCCCCCTACCGTTTTAGGCTTTTTCCTCTTGGTTATATTCGGGAAAAATACGCCAATCGGGTCTTTTCTTGCCCAGTTTAACATTCATATTGTCTTTACCTGGTATGCCACTGTGATTACAGCAACGGTGGTGGCATTTCCACTGATGTACAAAACTGCGTTAGCTGCCTTTGAACAAATCGATCGCACGATTCCCCAAGCGGCTCAAACCCTGGGCGCAAGAGAACAGACGATCTTTTGGCGCATTAGTTTACCTCTGGCGTTCCCTGGTTTGATGGCGGGAGCGACTTTAGCATTTACCCGTGCTTTAGGGGAATTTGGGGCGACGTTAATGTTAGCGGGAAATATTCCCAACCAAACCCAAACGATTCCGATGGCGATTTATTTAGCGGTGGAATCGGGTTCGATGGAAACAGCTTGGTTTTGGTGCATGGTAATGCTTGGTTTGTCTCTGTTGATGGTAACTTTAGTCAATTTATGGCGTAAGTTTCAGAGTAAAAGTTGGAAGACGGTTTCTCCAGCGTCACTCTCCTCTTGGCACGTCAATCGTCCAGTTTATCGAGCGTCGGAACCGTATTTGAGCGTGCAGATTCGCAAAACACTCTGCGAGTTTACTTTGGATGTATCATTGACCAGCAGCGATCGCCAAGTTTTGGGGATTTTAGGCAGCTCTGGCGCAGGCAAAAGCCTGATTTTGCGCTGTATTGCGGGCATCGATACCCCAGATTCCGGTCGTATTGTCCTCAATGGTCGAGTGTTATACGATTCAGAACAAGACATTAATCTGCCCGCCTCCGAGCGCCGCGTGGGGCTTGTCTTCCAAAATTATGCCCTATTTCCCCATCTCACCGTCGCGGAAAATATCGCCTTTGGGATTCCCAAATCAGTGAACATGACTCGCGCGGATATCGAAGCGCAGTTAGCTGCGGTATACTTATCGGGATTTGGCGATCGCTACCCCGATCAACTCTCTGGAGGACAACAGCAACGAGTCGCCTTAGCCAGAGCCTTAGCCAGTCAACCGGATATTCTCCTCTTAGATGAACCCTGCTCCGCTTTAGATACCTATCTGCATTTACAGATGGTGAAATTATTAGTCGATCGCCTAGAGAGTTATCCTGGAGTGAGCTTATTTGTCACCCATAATTTAGAAGAAGCCTATCGAATTTGCCAAGATCTCTTGGTTTTAGATCGAGGAGAGGCGATCGCTTTTGGCAGCAAAGAAGACATCTTTACCGAACCTCGCTATGAACCCGTTGCTCGCATCACCGCTTGCAAGAACTTTTCCCGCGCGACTGTTGTCGAAAATGGGCAAATTTTAGCCATTGACTGGAATTGTGCCTTAACCACCCATAAACCCATCCCCGATACATTGACCCAAATTGCCATTCGAGCGCATCATATTACCTTTGTTGCCGATCTTAACCAAGAGAATACCTTTGAGTGCTGGTTAGCCGATACTAGCGAAAGTCCCCACCGGATGACCCTCTATCTCACCTTAAATCGTCCCCCGAATCATCACCGGGACTACCATCTCCAGGCAGAAATCTTTAAGGAGAAATGGGAAACCCTGCAAACCCAGCCAACTCCCTGGTCTGTTTGTCTGCGATCGGAGAAACTGATATTATTGCAAGAGCCAAGGGTTAGTGAAGTGAAGGGGCGATCGCTCAATCCCAACTCTCCCCCTTCAATGAAAAATTAA
- a CDS encoding TOBE domain-containing protein, translating to MKISARNALKGTVKKVVTGAVNSEITLEIAPGVEVTGVITKASAENLGLAEGKEAFAVIKASDVIFAVD from the coding sequence ATGAAAATTAGCGCTCGTAATGCCTTAAAAGGAACCGTGAAAAAAGTGGTCACTGGAGCCGTAAATAGTGAAATAACTTTAGAAATTGCACCCGGTGTAGAAGTCACTGGAGTGATTACTAAAGCGTCCGCCGAAAACTTAGGATTAGCAGAAGGAAAAGAAGCGTTCGCTGTGATAAAAGCTTCTGATGTAATATTTGCTGTGGATTAG
- a CDS encoding Cof-type HAD-IIB family hydrolase codes for MSLNAFPVGDRQNIKLLVLDIDGTIAGILNQVRQPVIEAIANVKKQGIPVAVATGRMFCSALRFYEAISADFPLICYNGALIQDPETNKVHRHFPVSIPLAGQILDFLEQPQYRHKITIHFYIDDCLYVEYMGEDTHKYLERTSVPVQVVEDFRELLTVEPTKILALSENVELIEKLSADLYATFTQDQLHFTKSTPTFFEITHPLANKGCAVQYLAETLLGLKAENVMTIGDNFNDLEMIKYAGIGVAMGNAPAPIQRIADWIAPSIEEDGVVTALAQIMNGGTLIG; via the coding sequence ATGTCTTTGAATGCTTTTCCGGTTGGCGATCGCCAAAACATCAAACTGTTAGTCTTAGATATTGATGGAACGATCGCCGGGATCTTGAACCAAGTCCGTCAACCGGTGATTGAAGCTATCGCCAACGTAAAAAAACAGGGAATTCCAGTAGCGGTGGCGACAGGACGCATGTTTTGCTCGGCTTTACGCTTTTACGAGGCGATCAGTGCGGATTTTCCTCTGATTTGCTACAATGGAGCCTTAATTCAAGACCCAGAAACGAATAAAGTTCACCGACATTTTCCTGTTTCTATTCCCTTAGCTGGGCAAATCCTCGACTTTTTAGAACAACCCCAATATCGGCATAAAATTACGATCCATTTCTATATTGATGATTGTTTATATGTCGAATATATGGGAGAAGATACCCACAAATATCTAGAGCGCACCTCAGTACCAGTTCAGGTGGTAGAAGACTTCAGAGAACTGCTGACGGTGGAACCGACCAAAATTTTAGCCCTGAGTGAGAATGTGGAGTTAATTGAGAAACTCTCGGCAGATTTATATGCCACATTTACTCAAGACCAACTACATTTTACCAAATCTACACCCACATTTTTCGAGATCACCCATCCCTTAGCTAATAAGGGTTGTGCGGTACAATATTTAGCAGAAACCCTACTGGGATTGAAGGCTGAGAATGTGATGACGATTGGCGATAATTTTAATGATTTAGAAATGATTAAATATGCTGGAATTGGTGTTGCCATGGGAAATGCTCCTGCTCCAATTCAGAGGATTGCAGATTGGATTGCTCCCTCAATAGAAGAGGATGGTGTGGTTACAGCTTTAGCTCAAATCATGAATGGAGGTACCCTGATTGGATAA
- a CDS encoding NIL domain-containing protein, which produces MKKRVTLTFAQRWVRMPVTYRLAKDFNVAANIIRAHVAPNQVGKLVVELSGDIDQLEDAIEWMRSQNIQVSQATSEIIVNEEICVDCGLCTGVCPTQALTLNPETFKLSFMRSRCVVCEQCIVACPVQAISTTL; this is translated from the coding sequence GTGAAAAAACGAGTCACCCTTACGTTTGCCCAGCGTTGGGTACGAATGCCAGTTACCTACCGTTTGGCCAAGGATTTTAATGTCGCTGCCAATATTATTCGCGCTCACGTGGCTCCCAATCAAGTGGGAAAGCTGGTGGTAGAACTCTCTGGAGACATCGATCAACTCGAGGATGCGATTGAATGGATGCGATCGCAAAATATTCAAGTCTCTCAAGCCACCAGCGAGATTATCGTTAATGAAGAAATCTGTGTTGATTGTGGACTGTGTACTGGAGTTTGTCCGACTCAAGCACTCACTCTCAATCCAGAGACATTTAAGCTATCCTTTATGCGATCGCGCTGTGTCGTTTGTGAACAATGTATCGTCGCTTGTCCCGTCCAAGCCATTTCTACCACTCTTTAA
- a CDS encoding DUF928 domain-containing protein: MLFSWLPSISWPRLQGTLATLLALGVTVFPLPSLALEDLQLPEDIGLPSRRQAGGTRGPCITDKSGQLLPIIPKFNIGRTLKDSPTLFVYLPQHTTDQGILILQELDQEKLAQSGLTLANLTDHNQDQFLKAEFKSPISLNQESGILGVALSEHPEIPKLEAGKIYLWAVQLVCNNTFSDYAQGWIQVATNTEEQATLRAKLEEAKSDRDRAKIYAQAGVWYDLLVALAQLRQTPSSEEQAQATTDWKSILTHPQVGLDQIVDAPLLSKSRTSTVLAP; the protein is encoded by the coding sequence ATGCTATTTTCCTGGTTGCCTTCCATTTCCTGGCCTCGTCTTCAAGGGACTTTAGCTACCCTTTTAGCTTTAGGCGTGACGGTATTCCCTTTACCCAGTCTAGCCCTAGAAGATTTGCAACTGCCAGAAGATATTGGATTACCGAGTCGCCGTCAAGCCGGTGGAACCCGTGGCCCCTGTATTACCGATAAAAGCGGTCAACTCTTACCCATTATTCCTAAATTTAATATCGGCCGTACCCTCAAAGATTCCCCTACTCTATTTGTGTATTTGCCTCAACATACCACAGATCAAGGGATACTAATTTTGCAAGAATTAGATCAGGAAAAATTAGCTCAATCTGGCTTAACTTTAGCCAATCTCACTGATCACAATCAAGATCAATTTTTGAAAGCTGAATTCAAGAGTCCTATATCCCTCAATCAAGAATCAGGAATCTTAGGGGTTGCCCTGAGCGAACATCCTGAGATCCCTAAACTGGAGGCGGGAAAAATTTATTTGTGGGCCGTTCAGCTCGTTTGTAATAATACCTTTAGCGACTATGCCCAGGGCTGGATTCAGGTAGCCACAAATACCGAAGAACAAGCCACCTTGAGAGCTAAATTAGAGGAAGCAAAATCCGATCGCGATCGCGCTAAAATCTATGCCCAAGCAGGTGTATGGTACGATTTGCTCGTAGCTTTAGCTCAGTTGCGCCAAACCCCATCTAGCGAAGAACAAGCTCAAGCAACAACCGATTGGAAGAGTATCCTGACTCATCCTCAAGTGGGACTCGACCAGATTGTTGATGCTCCCCTTTTATCGAAGAGTCGAACTTCAACCGTTTTAGCGCCCTAG
- a CDS encoding eCIS core domain-containing protein: MARGQRRISKRSIVPSQGKGKTGHTVQAQSNPIQREGNQYAMGKDCPLVRHGNILQRIMERDARQPVVQRDNEGEEQQSVNLYPTGKGSPLPDEIVDNFSQQGHPEVANAEVHVDDVATQSIGAQAYTTQKKNIVVQSSVANDPKVLTHEATHVVQQHNMDVQPTIPNTPINDTLEQDAQDNEKRISQNQPVSVQLKGQNTQSSGSPMIQRKIEANNLGQLVEQQIGLQANVKANGIQDGKTYTTVGFEHEFAQMKDGPLRGLDHVEIGESSEHMPFTGINFKLETDANNALELVSPPFLVETIGQGSSIPVPEDLAKINRLISMDLQGAVNPEDRTIGEFVSTMKGSSNLTFKLKRRPDLGSEQRTPDNTRRSNVFKRFFHSWSSLKFGNPFKGNKPITIVDKIPGIHLKPSNKNGGILPQANVALSGKDLAKVIDKSSAPNVAISPKISAFGTLQMGIKAKLVEKGNELTNNQVSSELKTFLNQLARTLSGIVSVPFQSRELAAQGKATKMFGHWKQYWKGYNNDKKSDKNPEGIREKTWSEEEKKYKIKYTWLKKYKEMELLTSHVKDVQDLWVKDTLMNFGLGLSLKPEDWDTVKTILLDKDIQGMLSGIEQNEAMSALRTQYPWAFSKNRGIGPKMVAGANKIISQIQSNKLDTTAPNEDLDFGVDEQRSFLSHKEKYISPRQDTFLKGGTVKLPGSGNRAHVLESRRNVNSFLETLKDIRSEQVPVNNQIQRPRRGFRGRGYKKRTNQQELEIKLKELQKNHPVNSLVRYRIANNIHRGEFHGGPLDIDCLAKVTAYSYNQSNQPVLQVTGIALVNSKTLNTLAHDRSAQEYVNKYEFNLDNITPNPIGASRWITKEQIVI, translated from the coding sequence ATGGCACGTGGACAGAGGCGGATCAGCAAGCGTTCAATTGTTCCATCTCAAGGTAAAGGCAAAACAGGCCACACCGTGCAAGCCCAGTCTAACCCGATTCAACGAGAAGGCAATCAATATGCCATGGGTAAAGATTGCCCTCTAGTGCGTCATGGCAATATCCTACAACGGATTATGGAGCGAGATGCCCGGCAACCTGTTGTGCAGCGAGATAATGAAGGTGAAGAACAACAATCGGTCAATCTCTACCCTACAGGAAAAGGATCGCCTCTACCGGATGAAATCGTAGACAACTTTAGCCAGCAAGGCCATCCAGAAGTGGCAAACGCTGAAGTTCATGTTGATGATGTTGCCACCCAAAGCATCGGCGCTCAAGCTTATACCACCCAGAAAAAAAATATTGTCGTCCAATCAAGCGTAGCTAACGATCCTAAAGTGTTGACCCACGAAGCAACCCATGTGGTGCAACAACATAATATGGATGTGCAACCTACCATTCCCAACACTCCCATCAACGATACCTTGGAACAAGATGCCCAAGATAACGAAAAACGAATTAGTCAAAATCAACCCGTTTCAGTACAACTCAAAGGCCAGAATACCCAGAGTTCGGGTTCCCCCATGATCCAACGTAAGATAGAAGCCAATAATCTCGGACAATTAGTCGAGCAGCAAATTGGGTTACAAGCCAATGTTAAAGCGAATGGAATTCAAGATGGCAAGACCTACACAACAGTAGGGTTTGAACATGAATTTGCCCAAATGAAGGATGGGCCGTTGCGGGGATTAGATCATGTGGAAATTGGTGAATCGAGCGAGCATATGCCCTTTACTGGGATCAATTTTAAGTTAGAGACCGATGCCAATAATGCTCTTGAACTCGTCAGTCCTCCTTTTCTTGTAGAAACCATTGGCCAGGGAAGTTCCATCCCTGTTCCTGAAGATCTGGCCAAAATCAATCGTTTAATTTCCATGGATTTGCAAGGGGCGGTCAATCCAGAAGACAGAACGATTGGTGAGTTTGTCAGCACAATGAAAGGCTCCTCCAATCTTACATTCAAGCTGAAAAGAAGACCCGACCTTGGAAGTGAACAGCGAACTCCAGACAATACGAGGAGGAGTAATGTATTTAAGCGATTTTTCCATTCTTGGTCGAGTTTAAAATTCGGCAATCCCTTCAAAGGGAATAAGCCGATTACTATAGTCGATAAAATCCCTGGAATACACTTAAAACCATCCAATAAAAATGGTGGTATTTTGCCCCAAGCGAATGTTGCTCTAAGCGGTAAGGATCTGGCAAAAGTAATCGATAAAAGCAGCGCTCCTAATGTGGCGATTAGTCCAAAGATATCTGCATTTGGCACACTACAAATGGGGATTAAAGCTAAATTGGTAGAGAAAGGAAATGAATTAACTAATAATCAAGTCTCTTCTGAGTTGAAAACGTTTCTTAATCAACTGGCACGAACCTTAAGTGGGATTGTCTCTGTCCCTTTCCAAAGCAGAGAACTTGCAGCACAAGGTAAAGCGACAAAAATGTTTGGCCATTGGAAACAGTATTGGAAAGGGTATAACAATGACAAAAAATCGGACAAAAATCCGGAGGGTATACGTGAGAAGACCTGGTCGGAAGAGGAAAAAAAGTACAAAATAAAATATACATGGTTGAAAAAATATAAGGAAATGGAACTACTCACCAGCCATGTTAAAGACGTTCAAGACCTGTGGGTAAAAGATACTCTGATGAATTTTGGCTTGGGGCTATCCTTAAAACCTGAAGATTGGGATACAGTCAAAACTATCCTTCTAGATAAAGATATACAAGGGATGTTAAGTGGTATAGAACAAAATGAGGCGATGAGTGCGCTGCGTACACAATATCCCTGGGCCTTTAGTAAAAATCGTGGAATTGGGCCAAAAATGGTTGCTGGGGCTAACAAAATTATCTCCCAAATTCAAAGTAATAAACTCGATACAACTGCCCCCAATGAAGACCTTGATTTTGGAGTAGATGAACAGCGTAGCTTCTTATCCCATAAAGAGAAGTATATTAGCCCAAGGCAAGATACTTTCTTGAAAGGTGGAACAGTTAAATTACCGGGCAGTGGAAATCGCGCCCATGTCTTAGAGTCACGCCGCAATGTCAATAGTTTCTTAGAGACATTAAAGGATATACGCTCGGAACAAGTCCCTGTAAATAATCAAATCCAACGTCCCAGGCGAGGTTTTCGGGGTCGTGGCTACAAGAAGAGAACAAATCAACAAGAGTTAGAAATCAAACTCAAGGAATTGCAAAAAAATCACCCGGTTAATTCCTTGGTTCGATACCGAATTGCCAACAATATTCATCGAGGTGAATTTCACGGCGGGCCACTGGATATTGATTGTTTGGCTAAGGTGACTGCCTATAGCTATAATCAGAGCAATCAGCCAGTATTACAGGTGACTGGAATTGCATTGGTTAACTCGAAAACTTTAAATACTCTGGCTCATGACCGCAGTGCTCAAGAGTATGTTAATAAGTATGAATTTAACTTAGACAATATAACTCCCAACCCTATCGGGGCAAGTCGTTGGATTACTAAAGAGCAGATTGTAATATAA
- the modA gene encoding molybdate ABC transporter substrate-binding protein, producing MKKRGFFYFITALTLTICISCSSGTPETSTQTQLTVSVAASLQNVMRPIAQAYQQQASDTLIAYNFASSGTLQQQIEQGAPVDVFISASPQQMDALERKNLLQPKTRKNLLKNQVVLVTPKREKTIKVFADLTQEHIAKIALGNPETVPAGQYGKEVLTQLKLYELLRPKFVLAKDARQVLFYVESGNVDAGIVYQTDAMLSDKITIVATAPETDHSPILYPVAILQQTESPEPAQHFIDFLWTEPAQSIFQDYGFQLAQ from the coding sequence CTGGAACTCCTGAAACTTCAACCCAAACCCAGCTAACTGTATCTGTCGCTGCCAGTCTTCAGAATGTGATGCGTCCGATTGCCCAAGCCTATCAACAACAGGCATCAGATACTCTCATTGCTTATAACTTTGCTTCATCCGGAACCCTGCAACAACAAATTGAACAAGGCGCTCCAGTGGATGTCTTTATTTCTGCTTCCCCTCAACAAATGGATGCCCTAGAGCGCAAGAATTTATTACAACCCAAAACCCGGAAAAATTTACTCAAAAATCAAGTTGTTTTAGTGACTCCCAAAAGAGAAAAAACGATTAAAGTATTTGCCGACTTAACTCAAGAGCATATCGCTAAAATTGCTCTAGGAAATCCAGAAACAGTCCCCGCAGGACAATATGGAAAAGAAGTCCTCACTCAACTTAAGCTATATGAGTTACTTCGGCCCAAATTTGTCTTAGCTAAAGATGCACGGCAAGTCCTCTTTTATGTCGAATCGGGAAATGTGGATGCGGGAATCGTTTATCAAACGGATGCGATGCTCTCTGATAAAATAACTATCGTTGCCACAGCTCCCGAAACCGATCATTCTCCCATTCTTTATCCCGTTGCTATTTTGCAGCAAACAGAATCTCCCGAACCAGCCCAACATTTTATTGATTTTCTCTGGACAGAACCCGCACAATCTATTTTCCAAGACTATGGGTTTCAACTGGCTCAATAG